The Deltaproteobacteria bacterium DNA window GGTTCGCTCAAGAGCCCGCTGCGGTCCGGCCTCAAGGCGCTGGTCGACGCGGGAGTCCGCGTGGCCTCGGTCCACCCGATGTTCGGCCCCGACACCGAGCTACTGTCGGGCCGGCACGTCATCTTCGTCGACGTCGGTGTGCCCGATGCGGTCGACGAGGCCCGCGCGCTGTTCGCGCCGACGATGGCGATCCAGGTGTCGATGGATCTCGAAAGCCACGACCGCACCATCGCGTACGTGCTCGGCCTGTCGCACGCGCTGAACATCGCATTTTTCACGGCGCTGGCCGAAAGCGGCGAGGCGGCCCCCAAGCTCGCGGAGCTGTCGAGCACCACGTTCGAGGCGCAACTCGACGTCGCGCGCAAGGTGGCCTCCGAAAACCCGCACCTGTACTTCGAGATCCAGCACCTCAACGACTACGGCACCGAGGCGCTGGGCGCGCTGCTGCTGGCGGTCGAACGGGTGCGGTCGGTGGTGCGCGCCGGAGACGAGTCCGGGTTCGTGCGGCTGATGGAGCAGGGCCGCGCGTACCTCGCGGGGCGCCGGTGATCCCGGACCGCGCGGACGTCGCGATCGTGGGCGCCGGCACCGCGGGCGCGGCAGCCGCGGCGCTGTGCGCGCGGCGCGGCCTGCGGGTCGTGTGCGTCGACCGCCGCCCGCTGGATGCGGCGGGAGCTCGGTGGGTCAACGGCGTGCCGGCCGCCGCGTTCGACGCCGCCGGTATCGCGCGGCCGACCGGGGCCGAGTGCCGCGGCACCGGCGCGCCGTTTCACCTCGTCGCCGGCTGGGGGCCGCAGCGGCTGGTGCTGCGCGACCACGGCGTGTGGGAGGTCGACATGCGCCTGCTCGTGGCGCGGTTGCAGGACGCCGCGCGCGAAGCGGGCGCGGTGCTGGCCGGCGGGGTGCGCGCGACCGCGGCAGGCGGCGGGGCGCTGCACACGGACCGCGGCACGGTGCGGGCCGCGGCGATCGTCGATGCGTCGGGGCTGGCGGGGGCGCGCCTGCTCGGCCAGCCGGCCGTGCGCCGGACCGATCTGTGCGCCGCCGCCCAGGCCGTGTTCGCCGTCGACGACCGCGCCGCCGCCGAGGACTTCTTCGCACGCCACGGTGTATCGCCGGGCGACACGCTGTGCTTCACCGGCATCCACGGCGGGTTTTCGATCCTCAACGTGCGCCTCGCCGGAGGCGACCTGTCGGTGCTCACCGGCAGCATCCCGGCCCTCGGCCATCCATCCGGCGAGCACATCCTGCGGGCGTTCGCGGCCGAGCACGCGTGGATCGGCGCGCGGCGGTTCGGCGGTGCGCGCGCGATTCCGTTGCGGCGACCGTACGACCGGCTCGCGGCGGACGGCGTCGCCGCGCTCGGGGACGCGGCATGCCAGGTGTTCCCGGCGCACGCGTCCGGGATCGGCGCGGGGCTGGTCGCGGCACGTATGTTGGCCGACGCCCTGGCGGATGGCCGCGGGGTAGACACCTATGCGGTGCGCTGGCAGCGTACTCACGGCGGCCTGCTCGCGGCGTACGACGTATTTCGCCGGCTGTCGCAGGCGTTGACGGCAGACGAGCTGGCGCGTCTGATCGAAAAGGGGATCATGGACCCGGACCTGGCCGCCGCCGGCCTCGCGCAGCGCGCGCCGGTGCCGTCGCCCGCGTCGCTGCCCGGCAAGCTGGTGGGCCTGCTGACCGAGCCGGTGCTCGCCGCCCGCATGGCCGATGCGCTCGCCCGCATGGTCGCGGTGCGCGCGCTGTACGCGGCCTATCCGCGGCGACCGGCCGATCGGCCCGCGTGGTCGCGGCGGGTTGCGCGGGTGTTCGGGGACCGCCCCGATCCGGTCTGACGCTGTGCTATAGCGGGGCCGATGGCACGCTTCGCACTGTCCCCGGACGTTCGCCGCGCCGCTCGCCGCATGGCCCGCGCCGCGCGGATGGCCGTACGCGCCGCGGTCGACCCGGACCGGCCGGTCCTCGCCCAGATCATCCCGATGCGGCGGTGCAACCTGGCGTGCAGCTACTGCAACGAGTACGACAAGGTGTCGGACCCGGTTCCGACCGCGGAGGTGATGCGCTGGCTCGACAAGCTGGCGGAACTGGGTACGCAGATTGTCACTCTCAGCGGCGGCGAGCCGATGCTCCATCCGGACGTCGATCAGATCATCGCCGGCATCGGCGCGCGCGGCATGATCTCGGGCCTGATCACCAATGGATACTTCTTACAGGTCGATCGGATCCGCAAGCTCAACGATGCCGGGCTCGAGTACCTCCAGATCAGCATCGACAACGTCAAGCCCGACGACGTGTCGCAAAAGAGCCTCAAAGTGCTCGACGCGAAGTTGGTCAATCTCGCCAACCACGCCGCGTTTCACGTCAACGTCAACGTGGTGCTCGGGTCCGGGGTCGACCGCCCCGAGGACGCGCTCACGATCGCCCGGCGCGCGCGCGAATTGGGCTTCGCCACGTCCGTAGGCATCATTCACGACGGGTCCGGTCGCCTTCGACCGCTATCTGCCGAGGAGCGGCGCGTCTACGACGAGGTCACGCGCACTGGCCTCGGCATGTACAACCGGATTCGCAGTTTTCAGTCCAACTTGATCGAAGGCCGGCCCAACGACTGGCGCTGTCGTGCCGGTGCGCGCTACCTGTACATTTGCGAGGAGGGCCGGGTTCACTATTGTTCGCAACAGCGGGGACACCCGGGGATCCCGCTGGCCGACTACACGGTCGAGGACATCCGCCGCGAGTTCCATACCCCCAAGGGCTGCGCGCCGCTTTGCACCATCGGCTGCGTCCACCGCGCCTCCGTGCTCGACGGCTGGCGGCCGCAGCGGGGGTAGGTGGCTGTCGCGCATCGCCGCCCGCCGCGGTGGCGATCTGCGCG harbors:
- a CDS encoding FAD-binding protein, translated to MIPDRADVAIVGAGTAGAAAAALCARRGLRVVCVDRRPLDAAGARWVNGVPAAAFDAAGIARPTGAECRGTGAPFHLVAGWGPQRLVLRDHGVWEVDMRLLVARLQDAAREAGAVLAGGVRATAAGGGALHTDRGTVRAAAIVDASGLAGARLLGQPAVRRTDLCAAAQAVFAVDDRAAAEDFFARHGVSPGDTLCFTGIHGGFSILNVRLAGGDLSVLTGSIPALGHPSGEHILRAFAAEHAWIGARRFGGARAIPLRRPYDRLAADGVAALGDAACQVFPAHASGIGAGLVAARMLADALADGRGVDTYAVRWQRTHGGLLAAYDVFRRLSQALTADELARLIEKGIMDPDLAAAGLAQRAPVPSPASLPGKLVGLLTEPVLAARMADALARMVAVRALYAAYPRRPADRPAWSRRVARVFGDRPDPV
- a CDS encoding prephenate dehydrogenase/arogenate dehydrogenase family protein yields the protein MADLDELRRQLAAVDREIFERVALRLRLSSDIGAAKRALGRSPRDYAQEKQVIERGRAAAAELGFSPDLAEKLLVQFIESSLAVQERDQVVARGGGDGKRALVIGGRGKMGGWFARFLASQGYAVEVADPAGDADYADWRDADLAHDVIVVAAPLRASNAILHELAARRPAGLVFDIGSLKSPLRSGLKALVDAGVRVASVHPMFGPDTELLSGRHVIFVDVGVPDAVDEARALFAPTMAIQVSMDLESHDRTIAYVLGLSHALNIAFFTALAESGEAAPKLAELSSTTFEAQLDVARKVASENPHLYFEIQHLNDYGTEALGALLLAVERVRSVVRAGDESGFVRLMEQGRAYLAGRR
- a CDS encoding radical SAM protein — protein: MARFALSPDVRRAARRMARAARMAVRAAVDPDRPVLAQIIPMRRCNLACSYCNEYDKVSDPVPTAEVMRWLDKLAELGTQIVTLSGGEPMLHPDVDQIIAGIGARGMISGLITNGYFLQVDRIRKLNDAGLEYLQISIDNVKPDDVSQKSLKVLDAKLVNLANHAAFHVNVNVVLGSGVDRPEDALTIARRARELGFATSVGIIHDGSGRLRPLSAEERRVYDEVTRTGLGMYNRIRSFQSNLIEGRPNDWRCRAGARYLYICEEGRVHYCSQQRGHPGIPLADYTVEDIRREFHTPKGCAPLCTIGCVHRASVLDGWRPQRG